Proteins from a single region of Flavobacterium sp. K5-23:
- a CDS encoding YceI family protein — MENKNWVLDPAHSVLQFNITHLMIATLRGTFNEIEGTVEAEDNFENAKFSFSANVDSVDTNDEKRDAHLKGPDFFETDKFPKLSFTSTKFTKITDDKFELTGNLTIKNTTKSVVLNADFGGTMIDPWGNLKAGFELKGKINRKDYGLTWNAQIEAGGTMVSEEVTLIANIELLKK, encoded by the coding sequence ATGGAAAATAAAAATTGGGTATTAGATCCGGCACATTCCGTTTTACAGTTCAATATAACACATTTAATGATTGCTACCTTGAGAGGAACTTTCAATGAAATTGAAGGGACTGTGGAGGCAGAAGACAATTTTGAAAACGCAAAATTTTCATTTAGTGCCAATGTAGATTCGGTTGACACCAATGATGAAAAAAGGGACGCCCATCTTAAAGGTCCTGATTTCTTTGAAACAGACAAATTTCCAAAACTCAGTTTTACCTCAACAAAATTCACGAAAATAACAGACGATAAATTCGAATTGACAGGAAATCTTACCATTAAGAATACCACAAAATCGGTCGTTTTAAATGCTGATTTTGGAGGTACAATGATAGATCCTTGGGGGAACCTAAAAGCAGGTTTTGAGTTGAAAGGAAAAATCAACCGCAAGGATTATGGATTGACTTGGAATGCCCAGATAGAAGCCGGCGGAACAATGGTAAGCGAGGAAGTGACTTTGATTGCAAACATTGAGCTTTTGAAAAAATAA
- a CDS encoding GNAT family N-acetyltransferase yields the protein MNFKDESKLDNPVWYSLSESHKEYAIDYSGSKFYHPDYCPFGGFIDAETTSSAANNYSKLCQNFFIVGEKPVIPNNLKIIDELVCLQMIIYDTIDLQYTDEIVKLEEEHLDDLMGLVKIVYPEYFKEKTADIGSYYGIYINNQLVAMTGERMKMDGFTEVSAVITHPDHTGKGYAKQLVAYTANAILKENSIPFLHVYEKNYGAIKLYEKLGFKTRTRMSFWNITT from the coding sequence ATGAATTTCAAAGACGAAAGCAAACTAGACAATCCCGTTTGGTATTCTTTATCTGAAAGTCACAAGGAATACGCTATAGACTATAGTGGATCTAAATTTTACCATCCTGATTATTGTCCGTTTGGAGGATTTATTGATGCAGAAACTACTTCAAGCGCTGCAAACAACTATTCTAAACTATGTCAAAACTTTTTTATTGTTGGTGAAAAACCAGTAATACCAAACAACTTAAAAATTATAGACGAATTAGTTTGTTTACAAATGATAATCTATGATACTATAGATCTTCAATATACAGATGAAATTGTAAAACTAGAAGAGGAACATCTTGACGATTTAATGGGATTAGTCAAAATCGTTTATCCTGAATATTTCAAAGAAAAAACTGCCGATATAGGAAGTTATTACGGCATCTATATAAACAACCAACTCGTTGCTATGACAGGCGAAAGAATGAAAATGGATGGTTTTACGGAAGTAAGTGCCGTCATAACCCATCCCGATCACACAGGCAAAGGATATGCAAAACAATTAGTTGCCTACACGGCGAATGCTATTTTAAAAGAAAACAGTATCCCTTTCCTTCACGTTTATGAAAAGAATTACGGTGCTATTAAACTTTATGAAAAATTGGGATTTAAGACAAGAACAAGAATGAGCTTTTGGAATATTACAACCTAA
- a CDS encoding cytochrome c oxidase assembly factor Coa1 family protein, translating into MNNEQIKEKSWWKRNWKWLLPTLFFIFILGLGLMTITGNGKNINDLTQAYSDNSLFENAFEKAKTNQRVIAILGVIEPIDKLAILEGNTKYSNNNNSVDLTVRIIGNKGKGKLDVSAVRNGATWEYRKINVRIKQTQEEIHILKTKL; encoded by the coding sequence ATGAATAATGAACAAATAAAAGAAAAAAGTTGGTGGAAAAGAAACTGGAAGTGGTTGTTACCAACACTATTCTTCATTTTTATTCTGGGGCTAGGGTTAATGACGATTACAGGAAATGGTAAAAATATTAACGATTTAACCCAAGCCTATTCAGACAATTCTCTTTTTGAAAATGCATTTGAAAAAGCAAAAACAAACCAAAGGGTTATAGCTATACTTGGAGTTATAGAACCTATTGACAAGTTGGCCATCTTAGAAGGCAACACTAAATATTCGAACAATAATAATTCAGTAGATTTGACGGTAAGAATTATTGGAAACAAAGGAAAAGGAAAATTAGATGTATCCGCGGTCAGGAATGGCGCGACTTGGGAATACCGAAAAATTAACGTCCGAATTAAGCAAACACAAGAAGAAATACATATATTAAAAACAAAACTATGA
- a CDS encoding peptidylprolyl isomerase: MENGIYAKFNTSKGAILVKLEHELTPGTVGNFVALAEGNMENKVKPQGTRFYDGLSFHRVIPDFMIQGGCPQGTGTGDPGYKFDDEFHPSLKHDKPGILAMANSGPGSNGSQFYITHVPTSWLDGKHTVFGHVVEGQDIVDAVAQGDKLDTLEIVRVGEEAEKWNAIEAFITFKGARNKRDAGLKADAEAAMEKLAAGFEKTESGLRYQFIQRGEGKQAQSGKTVAVHYEGSLENGKVFDSSYPRKKPIEFRLGQGQVIEGWDEGIALLKVGDKARFVIPSHLGYGSRGAGGAIPPNATLIFDVELMEVK, encoded by the coding sequence ATGGAAAACGGAATATACGCTAAATTCAACACCTCTAAAGGTGCTATTTTAGTAAAACTAGAACACGAATTAACACCAGGAACCGTAGGGAATTTTGTAGCACTTGCAGAAGGAAATATGGAGAATAAAGTAAAACCACAAGGAACAAGATTTTACGACGGATTATCATTTCATAGAGTAATTCCTGATTTCATGATTCAAGGTGGATGTCCACAAGGAACTGGTACTGGTGACCCAGGATATAAATTTGATGATGAATTTCACCCAAGTTTAAAACACGATAAGCCTGGAATTTTAGCTATGGCTAACTCAGGACCTGGATCTAACGGTTCTCAATTTTACATTACTCACGTACCAACTTCATGGTTAGACGGAAAACATACTGTTTTTGGTCATGTTGTAGAAGGACAAGATATCGTTGATGCAGTTGCTCAAGGAGACAAATTAGATACTTTAGAAATTGTAAGAGTAGGTGAAGAAGCTGAAAAGTGGAATGCTATTGAAGCTTTTATTACTTTCAAAGGAGCACGTAACAAGCGCGATGCTGGTTTAAAAGCAGATGCTGAGGCAGCTATGGAAAAACTGGCAGCTGGTTTTGAAAAAACAGAAAGCGGTTTGCGTTACCAATTCATCCAACGTGGTGAAGGAAAACAAGCTCAATCAGGAAAAACTGTTGCAGTTCACTATGAAGGATCACTAGAAAACGGAAAAGTTTTTGATTCTTCATACCCAAGAAAAAAACCAATCGAATTTAGATTAGGTCAAGGTCAAGTTATCGAAGGATGGGATGAAGGAATCGCTTTATTGAAAGTTGGAGATAAAGCACGTTTCGTGATTCCATCACACTTAGGTTACGGATCTCGTGGTGCTGGAGGAGCAATTCCACCTAACGCTACTTTGATTTTTGACGTAGAATTAATGGAAGTAAAGTAA
- a CDS encoding tRNA-binding protein produces the protein MENNLSWQDFEKTEMRVGTILEVNDFPEARKPAYQLTIDFGEFIGVRKTSAQITKRYSKEDLLGRQIVAVVNFPKKQIGKFMSECLVLGAVGDEGDVILLAPDFKIENGLRIG, from the coding sequence ATGGAAAACAATTTAAGTTGGCAAGATTTTGAAAAAACAGAAATGCGCGTGGGAACCATTCTTGAAGTCAATGATTTTCCTGAAGCCAGAAAACCAGCTTACCAACTCACGATTGATTTTGGAGAATTTATCGGTGTTCGAAAAACTTCGGCTCAAATAACTAAACGGTATTCAAAAGAAGATTTACTCGGCCGACAAATTGTAGCCGTAGTGAACTTCCCCAAAAAACAAATCGGGAAGTTTATGAGTGAATGTCTTGTTCTGGGAGCAGTAGGGGATGAGGGCGATGTTATTTTACTAGCTCCTGATTTTAAAATAGAAAACGGATTGCGTATCGGTTAG
- a CDS encoding thioredoxin family protein — MSRTPSNMLALGTTAPEFQLKDMTSETETFTFADLKGEKGTLVMFICNHCPFVLHVLEEIVMIANDYRVQGLGIVAISSNDVINYPQDAPELMTEFAFENNFEFPYLYDETQEVAKAYDAACTPDFFLFDSQDKLVYRGQLDDSRPGNGIPLSGSDLRGAIDGVIYNRIINPDQKPSIGCNIKWK; from the coding sequence ATGTCAAGAACACCATCAAATATGCTCGCTCTAGGAACTACTGCTCCAGAATTTCAGCTGAAGGATATGACTTCAGAAACTGAAACCTTCACTTTTGCCGACTTAAAAGGGGAGAAAGGTACTTTGGTTATGTTCATTTGTAATCACTGTCCGTTTGTGCTTCACGTTTTAGAGGAAATTGTAATGATTGCAAATGATTACAGAGTGCAAGGACTTGGGATTGTAGCTATTTCTAGTAATGATGTTATAAATTATCCACAAGACGCTCCTGAATTGATGACGGAGTTTGCTTTCGAAAATAATTTTGAGTTCCCTTATCTATACGATGAAACACAGGAAGTAGCAAAAGCTTATGATGCGGCTTGTACCCCAGATTTCTTTTTATTTGACAGTCAAGATAAATTAGTTTATCGTGGTCAACTGGATGACAGCCGTCCCGGAAATGGGATTCCTCTTAGTGGAAGTGATTTACGCGGCGCCATAGATGGTGTAATTTATAACCGAATCATCAATCCAGATCAAAAACCAAGTATTGGGTGTAATATTAAGTGGAAATAA